A single Sporosarcina sp. FSL W8-0480 DNA region contains:
- a CDS encoding outer membrane lipoprotein carrier protein LolA, whose protein sequence is MRSRIFVLMLVAVMALLAACGSPSKEDVMKKVGSKWNEAKGYELEATMEIKTGSEPRVYDVVVWHSKPDFYKVNVTQAGSTESQMIVRNEEGVFVITPSLGKTYKFQSDWPTQNSMPYLIGTLSDDMKADKNATMEEKDKTYIFETASRNNHKKVLPLQQIHIDKKTLLPKFVSVMDENKDEKIRVTFKKITLGVEHKASDYHVDMEEIKSDKKPQSTENDKAGMKYYPNLEWNGTVLEEETVDVENGTRTFMTYGGGDKEFIVVQEPASPPNDLVPVSVEGDPVDLGFAIAALTENSIRWEQDGVAFFVASSTLSADELITVASSMRPENSK, encoded by the coding sequence ATGCGCAGCCGAATTTTTGTTTTAATGTTAGTTGCAGTCATGGCACTTCTTGCAGCATGTGGATCACCATCGAAAGAAGACGTCATGAAGAAGGTAGGAAGTAAATGGAATGAGGCAAAAGGGTATGAGCTCGAAGCAACAATGGAAATCAAGACAGGATCGGAACCACGGGTGTATGATGTTGTAGTTTGGCATTCCAAGCCTGATTTTTACAAAGTCAATGTTACGCAAGCTGGTAGCACAGAATCACAAATGATTGTCAGGAATGAAGAAGGGGTATTCGTGATCACGCCATCCCTTGGAAAAACATATAAATTCCAAAGTGACTGGCCAACACAAAATAGCATGCCATATTTAATCGGCACATTATCCGATGACATGAAGGCGGATAAGAACGCCACAATGGAAGAAAAGGATAAGACGTATATATTCGAAACGGCTTCAAGAAATAATCATAAGAAGGTTCTTCCGCTTCAACAGATTCACATTGATAAGAAAACATTGCTTCCTAAATTTGTATCTGTAATGGATGAAAACAAGGATGAAAAAATCCGCGTGACGTTTAAAAAGATCACACTTGGTGTTGAGCACAAAGCGTCAGACTATCATGTAGATATGGAAGAAATCAAGTCTGATAAAAAACCGCAATCGACTGAAAATGATAAAGCGGGCATGAAGTACTATCCAAACCTTGAATGGAATGGAACAGTTCTTGAAGAGGAAACGGTAGATGTTGAAAATGGTACGAGAACTTTTATGACATATGGCGGCGGGGATAAGGAATTCATTGTTGTCCAAGAGCCGGCTTCTCCTCCAAACGACCTTGTGCCAGTATCGGTTGAAGGGGATCCAGTGGACCTTGGGTTCGCAATTGCAGCATTAACGGAAAACTCGATCCGTTGGGAACAAGATGGAGTGGCGTTTTTCGTAGCATCCTCCACTTTATCAGCGGATGAACTCATTACTGTTGCTTCCTCTATGCGTCCTGAAAATAGCAAATAA
- the alr gene encoding alanine racemase — protein MENYRPTKAIVDLQAIRDNIKNLRQYLPSGTSVIAVVKADGYGHGVLEVARTAIEAGSIMLAVATLEEAVHLRDCGITSDILVMGPSPVEVAGIAAALGIHITVSDAEWLRQAVPKIGSGFSLKVHVKIDSGMGRIGLRDEKSLNEIIKVVQGTTVFCLEGAFTHFACADEEDPTKTEIQFKRFMDLVDAFPERPRLVHASNSAAALLYPEYGLDAVRFGISMYGIPPSRYVETKLPFELKRAFTLQTELAYVKLLEKGSGVGYGGTYETEQSEWIGTLPIGYADGLKRGLRNQEILIAGERMPIVGTICMDQCMVKLPRELPVGEKVTLIGREGNEEIKMEEWADRLETIPYEIAVTIARRVPRIYYSSHG, from the coding sequence ATGGAAAATTACCGTCCAACAAAGGCAATCGTCGATTTACAGGCAATCCGGGATAATATTAAGAATCTTAGGCAGTATTTACCAAGCGGTACATCGGTCATAGCCGTCGTGAAAGCGGACGGCTACGGCCACGGTGTGCTTGAAGTAGCCCGTACAGCAATAGAGGCCGGATCTATAATGTTAGCGGTCGCTACGCTCGAAGAGGCTGTTCATCTGAGAGATTGCGGAATAACCTCAGATATACTTGTAATGGGGCCCTCGCCCGTAGAAGTAGCCGGAATAGCAGCTGCACTTGGAATTCATATTACGGTTTCAGATGCCGAATGGCTGCGTCAGGCTGTCCCGAAAATAGGTTCAGGATTTTCCTTAAAAGTCCATGTTAAAATTGACAGTGGAATGGGTAGAATTGGGCTTAGGGATGAAAAATCCCTTAACGAAATTATAAAAGTGGTACAGGGGACAACTGTGTTTTGTCTTGAGGGGGCTTTCACTCATTTTGCCTGTGCGGATGAAGAGGATCCTACCAAGACGGAAATACAATTCAAGCGGTTTATGGATTTGGTGGATGCATTCCCGGAGAGACCAAGACTTGTTCACGCATCAAATAGCGCAGCTGCCTTGTTATATCCGGAATATGGACTCGATGCTGTACGATTTGGCATTAGCATGTACGGCATTCCGCCATCTCGATATGTTGAAACAAAATTACCCTTTGAGTTGAAAAGGGCTTTCACTTTGCAAACAGAGCTTGCCTATGTGAAGTTGCTTGAAAAGGGTAGTGGTGTCGGATATGGAGGGACGTACGAAACGGAACAGAGCGAATGGATCGGAACCCTTCCAATCGGATATGCGGACGGGCTTAAACGTGGACTCCGAAATCAGGAAATTCTCATTGCCGGTGAAAGGATGCCGATTGTCGGTACCATTTGCATGGATCAGTGCATGGTGAAACTCCCCCGTGAACTACCAGTTGGGGAAAAAGTGACTTTAATCGGCCGAGAGGGAAATGAAGAAATAAAAATGGAAGAATGGGCGGATCGTCTTGAGACGATTCCCTACGAAATCGCAGTTACAATTGCAAGACGTGTTCCGAGAATATATTATTCCTCGCATGGATAA